A section of the Methanoculleus horonobensis genome encodes:
- a CDS encoding MarR family transcriptional regulator, whose translation MVSSLPRNLLEKFARLYAERGTSEFRFQEAEEILGETEKYVGQILPNLVRAGWLEKKVDPEDSRRKIYRVVDPNRILQRLGQELKDGPR comes from the coding sequence ATGGTCAGCAGTCTTCCCAGAAATCTTCTCGAAAAATTTGCGCGTCTCTATGCTGAGAGAGGCACCTCAGAGTTTCGATTTCAGGAAGCAGAAGAGATTCTTGGTGAAACAGAGAAGTATGTTGGTCAGATTCTTCCGAATCTTGTAAGAGCTGGGTGGTTGGAGAAGAAGGTTGATCCAGAGGATAGCCGACGAAAGATATACCGAGTTGTTGATCCAAACAGAATATTGCAGCGCCTTGGGCAAGAACTCAAAGATGGCCCGCGATAA
- a CDS encoding tRNA-guanine transglycosylase, with translation MARIFVIDTPTRPIETPVLFPVNNTGHRGEGNGPEYWTEIPDMKTMLLNAHLLYKSSILQTLMAEGLHRHYTQDGVFFIDSGGFQNRTSDLTIDPIEILRIQESIGADIAATLDIPVLPQENTLTQKHAETLRTCVKNALITLKHREREDMLIYACIQGGDIRAMLNMVDYLQKRGQFDGFAIGGLVPKRSNFQQIVDTIWAVRKRIRDAPLHVFGLGGPSYIPLLVYLGVDTFDSSSYLRAGSKRVYFVPGQGSVDFQDIGKCTWLPCVCPVCSAHPYNEVREDRRLIALHNLWMITYEIRKLKIAISENSLEPYLEQRLKPNPLIYGAYHYAKGKIRGFT, from the coding sequence ATGGCTCGGATATTTGTCATCGATACACCAACACGGCCGATTGAAACTCCAGTTCTCTTTCCGGTTAATAACACCGGACACCGGGGAGAGGGGAACGGTCCTGAGTACTGGACGGAAATACCAGACATGAAGACAATGTTACTGAATGCACATCTCCTGTACAAGAGTTCCATTCTCCAGACCCTTATGGCTGAGGGCCTCCACCGCCATTATACGCAGGACGGCGTCTTCTTCATTGATAGCGGAGGTTTTCAGAACCGAACATCTGATCTCACTATCGATCCGATTGAGATTCTCCGGATCCAGGAGAGCATCGGCGCAGACATTGCAGCAACATTGGACATTCCTGTTCTACCCCAGGAAAATACACTAACACAGAAACATGCCGAGACCCTCAGAACGTGCGTAAAAAACGCCCTAATTACCCTAAAACATCGAGAACGAGAGGATATGCTAATTTACGCATGCATTCAGGGAGGAGATATCCGGGCGATGCTCAATATGGTCGATTACCTGCAGAAGAGAGGTCAATTTGATGGATTTGCAATAGGTGGGCTCGTTCCAAAGCGTTCTAATTTCCAGCAGATAGTAGATACCATCTGGGCTGTCCGCAAACGGATCAGGGATGCACCACTCCATGTATTTGGGTTGGGAGGTCCATCCTACATCCCGCTTTTGGTTTACCTCGGTGTTGATACCTTCGATTCTTCATCATACTTAAGGGCCGGTTCGAAGAGAGTATACTTTGTTCCAGGGCAGGGGTCGGTAGATTTTCAGGACATTGGTAAATGCACATGGCTCCCCTGTGTTTGCCCGGTTTGTAGTGCACACCCATATAATGAAGTTCGTGAAGACCGGCGGTTGATTGCGTTGCATAATCTGTGGATGATCACTTATGAGATACGTAAGTTGAAGATCGCGATTAGTGAAAACTCGCTGGAACCGTATCTTGAACAGAGGTTGAAGCCAAATCCCCTTATTTACGGGGCATATCACTACGCGAAAGGAAAGATCCGAGGTTTTACATGA
- a CDS encoding BREX system ATP-binding domain-containing protein yields the protein MNNPLFQSQTKNYSRFGLRANPFPYAGVPDDEPKIYVGQDEVLLTINSVLSTTILTGRANHLILTGSYGNGKSHTLKYIHSQISAQSTTYETRPCIGYVAQPGETFLDIYRDFVYDLGSDFIQRRAQEYIGKVAVDLVEQGVIEGPIDPTNGWKSIENGSILLSEVVPHAFTRLSKHVRFPDFARAFINMAYEENSLTSWEWLSGEPIEYTRRREMSLTSNIDKRHAPRAFSALKKSLELLGYAPVIMLVDEFEHIENLQARTKQDVLNSFRHLIDMNPTNFSLIIACAPEVWEKMVSEYHAFSERIGKEVNLKPLTAETVKILIVAYLNRERTTPARTIEPFTDESIEQIFRSGNGNTRRIITLCGQAMDLFASLECETIDSTVLQRVVR from the coding sequence TTGAATAACCCTCTGTTCCAGTCCCAAACGAAAAACTACAGCCGATTCGGACTTCGCGCAAATCCGTTTCCATATGCAGGAGTTCCTGACGATGAACCGAAGATCTACGTAGGGCAGGATGAAGTGCTCTTGACTATCAACTCTGTTCTCTCAACCACTATTCTGACAGGCCGTGCAAATCACCTCATCCTAACCGGTTCGTACGGGAATGGGAAGAGCCACACACTCAAATACATACATTCACAAATCTCTGCTCAATCTACCACATACGAGACACGGCCCTGTATCGGATACGTTGCGCAACCGGGCGAGACCTTCTTGGACATATACCGGGACTTTGTCTATGATCTGGGCTCGGACTTTATCCAAAGACGAGCGCAGGAGTATATCGGAAAAGTCGCGGTAGATCTTGTCGAGCAGGGCGTCATTGAAGGACCTATCGATCCCACCAACGGTTGGAAGAGTATCGAAAACGGCAGCATTCTTCTCTCCGAAGTGGTTCCGCATGCCTTTACCCGCCTCTCAAAGCATGTTCGGTTTCCGGATTTCGCCCGTGCGTTCATCAATATGGCTTATGAAGAGAATTCGCTGACATCCTGGGAATGGTTAAGTGGAGAGCCGATTGAGTATACGCGAAGAAGGGAGATGAGCCTGACATCGAATATTGATAAGCGGCATGCACCGCGGGCATTTAGTGCGTTGAAAAAATCTCTTGAACTCCTCGGGTATGCTCCTGTAATAATGCTTGTCGATGAGTTTGAGCATATCGAGAACCTTCAGGCGCGAACAAAGCAAGACGTCCTAAACTCGTTTAGGCACTTGATTGACATGAATCCAACAAACTTCTCTCTGATTATTGCATGTGCACCTGAGGTCTGGGAGAAGATGGTTTCGGAATATCATGCCTTTTCAGAACGAATTGGGAAAGAAGTCAATCTCAAGCCGCTTACTGCAGAAACTGTCAAGATACTCATCGTAGCATATCTCAATCGTGAGCGGACTACTCCCGCGAGGACAATCGAGCCATTTACTGATGAGTCGATCGAGCAGATCTTCAGATCTGGAAACGGAAATACACGCCGTATAATCACATTATGCGGCCAGGCGATGGATCTCTTCGCCAGTTTGGAGTGCGAAACAATTGATTCTACAGTGCTCCAGAGAGTTGTACGCTGA
- a CDS encoding HEAT repeat domain-containing protein: MIEGTRDLRKLAYNRQLVSNNRIVLPEQVSEIESYRVLEKPIYELLIDDLKTSSWTIDELSRRYGIAKEDIREPLMIAMRDPVFIAEGFVPRRVGRVKRNGKGRNVQYALLPIPIEARIFDLTLGLSLLHFDSLLTQHADQLQFLPYTEGLDAFRETVADCWDISKEKVDQFISKQDADCILSALGPLFIPKDRRVYEKIRNKLFEGETLLIHRFTRKKIDEDIEVIRRKFSEGFFDFTDVHNTVIALSDLTRFCKYSDRMSEYAELLKISEDFFYSLFILVRETEPMPVPDTSVSIDEVPIVPTEAGQSGIQDTEGTATTSREVSQCPVDEAIAEFYTVIMSQTAKTTEIQNVLRSLRNYLDSSGVFDLAVYCLTSSKNTNVQKEAIKTLALLRDDRAVESLITMYGQVGVILSVDVIRALGSIGSHEAVPFLLEVLNQKRLENRIAAIKALGQIRDSRATPSLIQHLFDPRGEIQRYATIALGDIGDTAAGPALIALLHNSTSVVRVEVIRTLVKIGYTQAIPVLQQLCDDRSKAVRDEVIKSLELLSMT, from the coding sequence ATGATCGAAGGCACGCGAGATCTGCGAAAACTGGCATATAATCGACAATTAGTGTCCAACAATCGGATCGTCTTACCCGAGCAGGTAAGTGAGATCGAGAGTTATCGTGTATTAGAGAAGCCGATATACGAGCTGCTTATCGACGATTTAAAGACATCATCATGGACTATTGACGAACTCTCAAGGAGATATGGCATCGCGAAAGAAGATATCCGTGAACCGCTCATGATCGCTATGCGAGACCCTGTTTTTATTGCCGAAGGATTTGTACCCCGCAGGGTGGGACGTGTCAAGCGAAATGGTAAGGGCCGGAATGTCCAATATGCACTGTTACCCATCCCCATCGAGGCACGAATCTTTGATCTCACACTTGGATTAAGCCTCTTGCATTTTGATTCTCTTCTCACGCAGCATGCAGATCAACTGCAATTTCTTCCATATACTGAGGGGTTGGATGCCTTTCGAGAGACCGTTGCTGACTGCTGGGACATTAGCAAAGAAAAGGTTGATCAATTCATTAGCAAACAAGATGCTGATTGTATACTTTCTGCGCTTGGCCCCCTATTTATTCCGAAGGACAGAAGAGTATATGAAAAGATTCGAAATAAATTATTCGAAGGAGAAACCCTGCTTATTCATCGCTTTACCCGGAAGAAGATCGATGAAGACATCGAAGTGATTCGGCGGAAATTCAGTGAGGGGTTTTTCGACTTCACTGATGTGCATAATACTGTGATTGCTCTCTCGGATCTTACTCGGTTCTGCAAATATAGTGACCGCATGTCGGAATATGCAGAATTGCTCAAAATTTCTGAGGATTTCTTTTATTCACTGTTTATTCTGGTGCGTGAGACGGAGCCAATGCCTGTTCCAGATACATCCGTATCGATCGACGAAGTACCGATTGTGCCTACAGAAGCGGGTCAATCGGGCATCCAAGATACAGAAGGGACAGCCACCACGAGTCGGGAAGTCTCGCAGTGCCCGGTGGATGAGGCAATTGCAGAATTCTACACCGTCATTATGTCACAGACTGCAAAAACAACGGAGATACAGAATGTACTCAGGAGTTTGAGGAACTATCTTGATAGTTCGGGTGTCTTCGATCTTGCCGTCTACTGCCTCACTTCCTCAAAGAACACGAATGTCCAGAAAGAAGCTATTAAAACCCTTGCACTCCTGAGGGATGACCGAGCCGTTGAGTCGCTTATCACCATGTATGGGCAGGTTGGTGTCATCCTGTCGGTGGATGTTATCCGTGCCCTTGGTTCTATCGGATCGCATGAGGCAGTGCCCTTCTTACTTGAAGTCCTTAACCAAAAGCGGCTTGAAAATCGTATTGCAGCAATAAAGGCTCTGGGACAGATACGAGACTCACGGGCAACACCCTCGCTGATTCAACATTTATTCGATCCGAGAGGTGAGATCCAGAGATATGCGACCATAGCACTTGGAGATATAGGCGACACCGCAGCCGGGCCTGCGCTGATCGCTCTCTTACACAATTCTACGTCAGTAGTTCGAGTCGAGGTAATACGGACATTAGTAAAAATAGGGTACACTCAGGCAATCCCTGTGCTGCAACAGTTGTGCGATGACCGTTCTAAAGCGGTTCGGGACGAAGTGATAAAAAGCCTTGAACTGTTATCTATGACTTAA
- a CDS encoding PD-(D/E)XK nuclease family protein, whose product MSTYVDSADLYADPARYNRNFIQSTATLASGPYYSPTRGGPKYVLDLESPPGTDVKITVWRMVPEWIPYPSTSPMLWDLFDSQNPDEGAFKRLFAPGGEVFFEGYVIQQGQTTWINVERILLPAPSVPVGPREIISVRTCPRKYYLDYVKSVKHSILKYPDKYITRGNLVHHILAAMLCDGTYCLLGNQPPAEREHILRERIDEAIRTEFRLDAALHLIAGVSLESIKKDVFHHLATPLYREELSSLISGKEVRSEVQINNVYGLGGIIDLVVDNRPVEVKTSWNVRPEHTMQLQVYLFASYLNSGNRTGYLLYTQPARFDEQDGDPCHLHEITLSDLDIDQIINARNKVLLQREGMQLPTTHSKWCSECPHQRHPGHALSKNLPPCQYYCQTERFWECYESDESGTVSTRCLLINTCPTKLTYFDINEIDYFNKIRGAIKAEHSLLSSLGSLLRSLPEEQRVLAGQQAGDLRLGRYEKGILHLNSVSALPHLDVAPGDYALLRTAGGAYSYRVVVHAIGLTTIELATLASLPDEFLNSEHRYTLVKDYVEIAIFRKLLGVIDFIQRSQRVVTLSYQKGRLLPEHRIPRYNKEAVIAALERAQVIAIQMPAHHSEVACAVDLVASLDAGKRTLVILRNLQEIEEFVQNFKKRHLILVINKEAGFTEEPGSWEIGNQQSIEEIEERIRLSPIILTDRNLLLQSRVFELLRDPDRKRYFDFVLADGAEQLFEPLSHYIQSFAEQSILIGDANRVASPLKSQEARNAGLGVSTFEKLIRFDAFFESREYAVFSEHFPYLPGQITEALRQTRTRVDADADGGDVCFTTVHGQEDSGSKIYAQYTIAMEPVTTEYRLSMEPKTEIDLKHLETAINRLSGKQIRDYPVGSVVPVKSGTLTVKRSEPIGPAAGKNENVTVAITIPANFLEALQDLMFVNQAEAERVADVVSALQDRESCVVLTPYISQASLIRSLLVEHGITDVPVWLPHQLNGQSYTTAIVSFVNANPERVLRWPLTDPKVLYTLLTAAREHLILIGELNTLSQSRILRDIISPQETVQSGSISNR is encoded by the coding sequence ATGAGCACGTACGTTGACTCTGCTGATCTGTATGCAGATCCGGCAAGATACAACAGAAACTTCATTCAGAGCACTGCTACACTTGCATCTGGCCCTTATTATTCGCCTACCCGGGGTGGCCCGAAGTATGTCCTTGATCTCGAATCTCCACCAGGAACTGACGTAAAAATTACCGTCTGGCGGATGGTTCCCGAATGGATCCCCTACCCCTCAACTTCACCGATGCTCTGGGATCTCTTTGATAGTCAGAATCCAGATGAGGGAGCTTTTAAACGCCTATTTGCCCCGGGTGGAGAGGTTTTCTTCGAAGGCTACGTCATCCAGCAGGGACAGACAACCTGGATCAATGTTGAGCGAATACTCCTTCCTGCACCGTCTGTTCCTGTCGGGCCAAGGGAGATCATCAGCGTCCGGACGTGTCCGAGGAAATACTATCTCGATTACGTTAAGAGTGTCAAGCACAGCATCCTGAAATACCCAGACAAGTATATAACTCGTGGCAATCTCGTCCATCACATCCTCGCTGCCATGCTTTGTGACGGGACATATTGTTTACTCGGTAATCAACCCCCAGCAGAGCGGGAACATATATTACGGGAAAGAATTGATGAGGCGATCCGGACAGAGTTCCGGTTGGATGCAGCACTGCATCTTATTGCGGGGGTCTCCCTTGAATCTATTAAAAAAGATGTCTTCCATCACCTCGCTACGCCCTTATATCGAGAAGAGTTATCCTCCCTCATCTCCGGGAAAGAGGTCCGGAGTGAAGTACAGATTAACAATGTATACGGTCTTGGCGGGATTATCGATCTTGTTGTCGACAATCGCCCAGTTGAGGTGAAGACGTCGTGGAACGTTCGGCCTGAGCATACGATGCAGCTCCAGGTATACCTCTTTGCATCGTATCTCAATTCGGGAAATCGCACTGGATACCTCCTGTACACGCAACCCGCTCGGTTTGATGAGCAGGATGGGGACCCCTGTCATTTACATGAGATTACGCTGAGCGACTTGGATATTGACCAGATCATAAATGCACGGAACAAAGTCCTCCTGCAGCGCGAAGGGATGCAATTACCGACCACACATAGCAAGTGGTGTAGCGAATGCCCCCACCAGCGCCATCCCGGCCACGCACTCTCAAAAAACCTTCCACCGTGTCAGTATTACTGCCAAACCGAGCGGTTCTGGGAGTGTTATGAGTCAGACGAGAGCGGTACTGTATCTACTAGGTGTCTGCTCATTAATACGTGTCCGACCAAGTTGACATACTTTGATATCAATGAGATCGACTACTTCAACAAGATCCGAGGTGCAATAAAGGCTGAGCATTCACTCCTTTCTTCTCTTGGTTCGCTCCTGAGGTCCCTTCCTGAAGAACAGCGTGTCTTGGCAGGTCAACAAGCGGGGGATCTCAGGTTAGGTCGATACGAAAAGGGTATACTGCACCTGAATTCAGTTTCAGCACTTCCACATCTTGATGTTGCTCCTGGTGATTATGCCTTGCTGCGGACTGCAGGTGGGGCGTATTCGTATCGCGTAGTGGTGCATGCCATAGGTCTAACAACGATCGAGCTTGCCACTCTGGCCTCTCTCCCCGATGAATTCCTGAACTCAGAGCACCGTTATACACTGGTCAAAGATTACGTAGAGATCGCCATCTTCCGGAAACTTCTTGGTGTCATTGATTTCATCCAACGCTCTCAAAGAGTGGTAACCCTCTCCTACCAGAAAGGAAGGCTTCTTCCCGAACACCGCATCCCCCGCTACAATAAAGAGGCCGTAATTGCCGCTCTAGAAAGAGCACAGGTCATTGCTATTCAGATGCCTGCTCACCACTCAGAGGTTGCATGCGCCGTCGATCTGGTCGCATCTCTGGATGCAGGGAAGCGTACTCTTGTCATTCTGAGGAACTTACAGGAGATTGAGGAATTTGTTCAGAATTTCAAGAAACGGCACCTGATCCTGGTCATTAACAAAGAAGCAGGGTTTACCGAAGAACCCGGCTCATGGGAGATCGGCAACCAGCAAAGCATTGAAGAGATTGAAGAGCGGATTCGCCTCTCGCCGATTATTCTTACAGATCGCAATCTCCTGCTCCAATCACGGGTTTTCGAGTTACTGAGAGACCCGGATAGGAAGCGTTACTTTGACTTTGTCCTTGCAGACGGTGCCGAACAACTCTTTGAACCGCTTAGCCACTATATTCAGTCATTTGCAGAGCAGAGTATCCTCATCGGTGATGCGAACCGTGTCGCATCTCCGTTAAAGAGCCAGGAAGCACGCAATGCAGGACTCGGTGTCAGCACGTTTGAAAAACTGATCCGATTCGATGCTTTCTTCGAGTCGAGAGAGTATGCCGTTTTTTCAGAGCACTTCCCCTATCTTCCAGGTCAAATTACAGAAGCGTTGAGGCAGACCAGAACTCGCGTCGATGCTGATGCAGACGGTGGGGATGTCTGTTTCACGACTGTCCACGGGCAGGAAGATAGCGGTTCAAAGATCTATGCGCAGTATACGATTGCCATGGAACCTGTAACGACAGAATATCGACTTTCAATGGAGCCCAAAACAGAGATCGATCTCAAACATCTTGAAACTGCCATCAACCGGCTTTCTGGAAAACAGATCCGTGATTATCCAGTTGGGTCTGTAGTTCCGGTCAAATCAGGAACACTGACCGTCAAACGGTCGGAACCGATTGGCCCTGCAGCCGGGAAGAATGAGAACGTAACGGTAGCGATCACAATCCCGGCAAACTTCCTTGAGGCACTTCAGGATCTTATGTTTGTGAATCAGGCAGAGGCAGAACGAGTTGCAGATGTGGTCTCTGCCCTCCAAGATCGGGAATCCTGTGTAGTACTCACACCCTACATCAGTCAGGCTTCATTAATTCGGTCATTACTTGTTGAGCATGGGATAACAGATGTTCCTGTGTGGCTGCCTCATCAGCTAAACGGGCAGTCATATACGACTGCCATTGTCAGTTTCGTCAATGCAAATCCCGAAAGGGTTCTTCGGTGGCCGCTGACGGATCCAAAAGTTCTCTATACGCTACTCACAGCAGCACGGGAGCACCTTATCCTGATCGGTGAACTGAACACTCTTTCTCAGAGCAGAATACTTCGGGATATCATATCGCCACAGGAGACTGTACAATCTGGGAGTATTTCAAACAGATGA
- a CDS encoding DUF1998 domain-containing protein: protein MERRHNHERALGALTYWKALQARSYAYPYFHPPNLFAVDPCVVKPYYVPGTFIPIYVGGNIEIHDVSGGRVKSEGSETKEFILANFLPGGYKKRWGFHHYRAIWAPSEKHLECANIHPTFRFEKSVPLSQIYAESETFSPLNIPVQQAKIYFPDQVKVEKVLANAKYYWDEEQHLLTHADTGNAIEVARDPLSTPLYTNIMTYGGPAERVIEFPGESLIKTIGYMEKFVLARCYYANCIHLFGKATNTLTRLVRFYHDNDNTYALLGTEHLSQATVFEFSLKHLFERIPDILQEDEILQNDLRMQYVLLQLYESVLYQQTPLDSTYDIDGLYQLLVALDYWVRQTGRAENLKELFDQETPDIELLLQELIPNSNETRLRLAGYDPARREDLISLLTENHALFEDIFNRAFDINELEAFCRRTLCATLEKTIQVWLQQFFGSAGDGLTYWQESDGETMTFYAYDRYQGGSGIAKELFRKFQGISPELFDVRKALEQSLLCDVNITESIIHDLFRVYDPEFLAAGFNGLDSDQDTILRLALEKFERQYGFNLHAKKREDLLAFCKIDINRLVSSEDIAAFYSELIRGYTDILKKLHRTPTTIDLLLYCSGDMFYDPRATAAFEKYRTRKKGDLSELVVRIEEMMPSCINGCPECIEISSSYGQDLFESTLLNKRLLARLLEVQ, encoded by the coding sequence ATGGAGCGCAGGCATAATCACGAACGGGCACTGGGTGCTCTGACATACTGGAAAGCATTACAGGCAAGATCCTATGCATATCCTTACTTCCACCCTCCAAATCTCTTCGCAGTTGATCCGTGTGTTGTTAAACCATATTATGTCCCAGGAACATTCATCCCAATCTACGTCGGAGGGAACATTGAGATCCACGATGTGTCCGGTGGCCGGGTGAAGAGTGAAGGTTCTGAAACAAAGGAGTTCATTCTTGCAAACTTCCTGCCAGGTGGCTATAAGAAACGCTGGGGATTTCATCACTACAGAGCAATCTGGGCGCCGAGCGAAAAGCACTTGGAATGTGCAAATATTCACCCGACATTTCGATTCGAAAAGTCAGTGCCACTCAGTCAGATCTATGCAGAATCAGAGACATTCTCCCCACTCAATATCCCAGTCCAACAAGCAAAGATTTACTTCCCCGATCAGGTCAAAGTTGAAAAAGTCCTGGCAAATGCCAAGTATTATTGGGATGAAGAGCAGCACCTGCTCACTCACGCTGATACCGGGAACGCTATCGAGGTTGCGCGAGACCCCCTCTCAACACCCCTCTATACAAATATCATGACTTATGGAGGGCCTGCGGAACGCGTGATCGAGTTCCCCGGAGAGAGCCTGATAAAGACCATCGGCTATATGGAGAAGTTTGTCCTTGCACGTTGTTACTATGCAAACTGCATCCATCTTTTTGGGAAAGCCACAAATACCCTTACTCGGTTGGTACGGTTTTATCACGACAATGATAATACCTACGCGCTTCTTGGAACCGAGCACCTCTCACAGGCCACTGTCTTCGAGTTCTCTCTCAAACATCTCTTTGAGAGGATACCAGATATCCTGCAGGAAGACGAAATCCTGCAGAACGATCTTAGAATGCAGTATGTCCTCTTACAACTGTATGAATCAGTCCTATACCAGCAGACCCCTCTTGACAGCACTTACGACATTGATGGACTTTATCAACTCTTGGTCGCCCTTGATTACTGGGTACGCCAAACAGGGCGTGCAGAGAACCTCAAAGAACTTTTCGACCAAGAGACACCTGACATCGAACTGCTCCTTCAGGAACTGATCCCCAACAGTAACGAGACCCGATTACGGCTAGCAGGATACGATCCGGCTCGAAGGGAGGATCTGATCTCTCTCTTAACCGAGAACCACGCTTTATTTGAGGATATTTTTAACCGTGCATTTGACATCAATGAACTGGAGGCGTTCTGCAGACGAACCCTCTGTGCAACGCTGGAGAAAACTATCCAAGTCTGGCTCCAACAGTTCTTTGGATCTGCAGGAGACGGGTTGACGTACTGGCAAGAGTCTGACGGGGAAACCATGACCTTCTATGCATATGATCGCTACCAGGGAGGGTCAGGCATTGCAAAAGAACTCTTCCGGAAGTTTCAGGGTATTTCTCCAGAACTTTTTGACGTCCGAAAAGCATTGGAACAGAGTCTGCTGTGTGATGTCAATATCACGGAATCAATCATACACGATCTCTTCCGGGTATATGATCCCGAGTTCCTTGCTGCGGGGTTTAACGGGTTGGATTCTGATCAGGATACTATCCTCCGTCTGGCGCTAGAAAAATTCGAGAGGCAATATGGGTTTAACTTGCATGCAAAGAAGAGAGAGGATCTTCTTGCATTCTGTAAAATCGATATAAATAGGTTGGTATCATCAGAGGACATTGCGGCATTCTACTCTGAGCTGATTCGAGGGTACACCGATATTCTTAAAAAACTCCATCGAACACCGACAACTATCGATCTTCTACTCTACTGCTCCGGTGATATGTTCTACGATCCTCGAGCGACTGCAGCCTTTGAGAAATATCGTACTCGAAAGAAAGGAGATCTCAGTGAACTAGTCGTCCGGATTGAGGAGATGATGCCTTCATGCATCAACGGTTGTCCAGAGTGTATTGAGATCTCATCCTCCTATGGACAAGACCTGTTTGAATCCACCTTACTCAATAAACGCCTCTTAGCGCGGCTTCTGGAGGTTCAGTGA